In one window of Carcharodon carcharias isolate sCarCar2 chromosome 14, sCarCar2.pri, whole genome shotgun sequence DNA:
- the LOC121287253 gene encoding uncharacterized protein LOC121287253, which yields MARMKILGVIIILLPIEWTVGSQCESTPIFKQDDTGTARNCSLECLDWDKLKLEGVRFLSLANCRISLIENISQNSILEELNLMNNEFRHLSLNLLQNFTNLKVLNVKGNPITSISLSIIQAVHVIFDCSCDVLRDLMHNCNKAVNCTQSFLDNLNCTNNSSVLSVGSFYPAECEGLSLIPIYVLVPLLIVVIVGISVFVLMKQRSKLNSSDLSPNKRHSVSTSDHGQQRYASTTNWKDAAAVTAGTERSREVKQQSVAHKDYENVLMDESDGAQRRYDRNQKTSDDTYYLESTPACDIYINEQPVYCNYTGSNAEPEDDVYIMPDN from the exons ATGGCCAG GATGAAGATACTTGGAGTGATTATCATCTTGCTTCCTATAGAGTGGACAGTGGGTTCACAGTGTGAAAGTACACCAATATTCAAGCAAGACGACACAGGCACTGCTCGCAACTGCTCCTTGGAGTGCCTGGATTGGGACAAGTTAAAGCTTGAGGGTGTGAGGTTCctgtcactggctaactgcagaATTTCCCTCATTGAGAACATTTCACAGAATTCAATTCTGGAGGAACTGAATCTCATGAATAACGAATTTCGACATCTTTCACTGAATCTCCTCCAAAATTTCACAAACTTAAAAGTACTGAATGTAAAGGGAAACCCTATAACATCCATTTCCCTGAGCATCATTCAGGCAGTACATGTTATCTTTGATTGTTCCTGTGATGTTTTGAGAGATCTGATGCACAATTGCAATAAGGCAGTGAACTGCACACAGAGTTTCCTTGACAATCTAAATTGCACAAATAATTCCAGTGTGTTAAGTGTGGGCAGTTTCTATCCTGCTGAGTGTGAGGGGCTGAGTCTCATCCCTATCTATGTCCTTGTTCCATTGCTCATTGTTGTCATTGTGGGAATATCTGTTTTTGTGCTGATGAAACAGCGCTCCAAACTCAACAGCAGCGACCTTTCCCCCAACAAACGCCATTCGGTTTCCACATCAGATCATGGACAGCAAAGATATGCGAGCACAACAAACTGGAAAGATGCAGCAGCAGTGACGGCCGGTACAGAACGTTCTAGAGAAGTGAAGCAGCAGTCGGTGGCTCATAAGGATTATGAGAACGTGCTCATGGATGAATCAGATGGAGCACAAAGAAGATATGACAG GAACCAGAAGACCTCGGATGATACATACTATCTGGAGAGCACGCCAGCCTGTGATATTTACATAAATGAGCAGCCTGTATATTGTAACTACACAGGGTCCAATGCTGAACCAGAGGATGATGTTTATATCATGCCTGACAATTAA